Within the Miscanthus floridulus cultivar M001 chromosome 17, ASM1932011v1, whole genome shotgun sequence genome, the region attaacattaaaccctacacctagggtttctcatttgatccacaacaatgaacccatatcataacaacgtgcgctgaggttaccttggtttggtagcttttccacgccttggcatcctacgattgtataatataaatattaaaattgcatgaaacgttaagtaatgacgattcttaagttgaaaaatccgactaatatataccgaatcaatttgaaaaaaaactaggagggagcgaggataccttgctctcgaagatctacggatcaaatcaaagtttccaaggtccaatatgccgaggtagagcgaagtggggagagagaaaacccgagagggaggagaaagaagaggaagaaggctcgggcatgaAGGTTGGGcgccgggttaaaacaccacctcggcgccaataaccacggcgccaAGTTTGACGCCAATAATCACGGCACCAAGATCTACGACGTCAAGGTGCCTgacaagtcaccgccacgtctgcgccGAGCCCAAGACCTAGGCACCAAAATCTATGGTGCCAAGacatgtaagctcggcgccaccaatgatggcgccgagctaagggtccagattttgaaagcataccttcagggacatatttgtgaaaacttttcaaaaaaaggctaaaaaacaaaaaattcatTCTCTTTGGTCTACTATGGTTTTGCAGCATAAAAATACAGTGAAGTGAGAGCTCAGTTTTTTCACTATTCACTTAAACTTATCGGTCTGACTTATTAGTCATGGTACAGTGTTATCAGCCTAACAGCTACTTGGGGTTGACTATTAATTATTAGATAGCATGTTGCAGCTGATGCCACCCCTCTTATACACGCTAGTTTCTGACGAGTGGGAACCTGCAACTGCAGGTTCAGTTGCCCGACGCTTGCCAGTTGCCACCGTTGGAAGCATACCAAGCGCTCCATGCAGGCAAGGCAGCGACGAGAGATCCCAAGCTAATGCAAAGGCACGATTCCTCTCCTTATCACGGCCTACTCCCCGCGGCTGCCTTCGGTGGCTGGCGAGCACGCGACGGCGATGGCGCACCACCTGGGCCGCCTCCTCGTGGCGCTCCTCTAGGTCTGCGCCTTCTCCGGCGGGCTCCTCGTCGCCGCCTCCCTGGCGCTGCTGGCCTCCCTTGACGGCGCGCTGCTCGCGACGCTCGCGCTCGCCGCGTCTGACGCGCGCAGGCTCGCGGGCCTGGCCGCGGCCGACCTGAGGCTGGCTCGCGCGGTCGCCGCGTACGCCGTGGTAAGGCCGCGGTGCGCGTGGCGCTCGTGGTCGGGCCCAAGATTGGCGCGCTCGCGTCGCGCGTCAGGAGCCTCGGCGCGGACGGCCGGCAGCACTACTACAGCGTGGCTCAGGCTTCGTTCTTCTGCAGAGCTGCGAACTTGACTGCTGTAGCATGAGTGCATAACAAATCTTTCATACTAATTTCAAACAAAATTTCTGTACTTTCTTTATTTCTTTGGTTACAAACTTACAATAGGAAAGGAATTAATGAAAAGGACAGAAACTCGAAAGGCCTGAACAGAAACCAGCGATAAAAAGAACTGAACTATTGTTATCATGGAATCAGTGTCGCTTCCACAGTtccacatgatctctaagaatgAAACTGAGAACATACAAAAAGGGACAAAAAAAAAAGCTCTCGATATTATTGATTGCATTCCTCTGAGGTACACTTGCAAGTGGATTCAATTTTTCATACATTTCAATGGAAACAAATCACAAAGAATGCACGTAAAACTGTGAAACTACTCCATCTAGTATACAACAACGTATCCTCCTAAACCCGACCCCGAAGGTGTTTAGATGTATACAAACAAATATTTTCAGTGCCGTTGTATGGTCACAAAATTTCAAAGAAAACATGCTCAAGTCGCAGACCTGTCTTGCCTTGCCCAATGCACTGGACAAGAATTAGTTGGCACGACAAATCCATACCAGCACTATACACGAGCACCCAATGCCTGGAGCTGGTAAGGGATAAAACAGGGTTTAGCGCAACAGCACTATAGGCCATTGCAGTGGAAGGTATAAAAGAAATGGGCAAGCAAGCTTCAAACCTGGCTAACAAGAAGATCCACCTGCTCCCTGTACATCTCTTTTAGGTCAACAATATCATTTCTTAGCTCCTCCAACTGCAAAACAGCATCAAGTTAAAGTAAGCATATAATAAAAGGTATTTTTACACAGTAAACAAAGATTATTTCGAAAACATAGAATAAATTATATCACTTCTTATTTTCTAACTGAACTGCACATGAGTGTTTGAAATCCAAACTGTACGTTGTTACAGCCATTGTTCATATTCTAGCTTATAGCTCATAGCTCACGATGAAGCCATTAACACAATCAACTACTTATTAGTGAAGCTTATGATGTGTAGCATAGGAGCAATACCTCTTCATCACGTTCCCCCATGAGTTCTAGAGCTTGAAAGTGCCTTTGTTTCAGAGCTTCCAATTCAGCCCTCAAGCCAGGCACAGCTGCAGCTTCAGTCCGTAACTTTTCACACTGCATAAAAGTTCAATTCAGTTTGCACAGATGTATATCCAGATAGAGGTGTAAACTCTGATTAGATTGTCAGGATTTACTTGTTCTGTCATTTTCACCAACTCCTCCGCCAGTGAATTCCGAATAGATTCCAGTGAGGCCTGAAACACACAACAACATTACTTCCAAGAAGGAAGGCGCAGATCAAATCAGAGTAACAAATGATAAATGAAAATGAAATAATGAAGTTTGAGTGACTGCTGTCTTAATGAATATTATAGCAAAAAGTATTGAAAGAAATAATAGAACTAGGAAGGTCGCCAGCAGCCCAGCACATATGACTTCAGATATTGTAGGAACATTTCTTTATCAGAATATGTTCCAAGACCACCCGAAGGAACAATTTCCACTTCTGAACATGAAAGATGAGTGTGATGCATGAATCTGAAGGTACTAAGGATTATTGAACCAGTGCAGCATGGGGCACAGGTTGGCAGCAGATATCATTTCCTGCCAAGTGCCAATAACTTCCCTGCTAAATTCTAGATGCTGCTCAATAGAAGTTAGCCAGGAGACACTGAAAAAAAAACCCTAGATCAACCAGGAGGAACTAGGCAGCTTTTATATCAAGAAAATTGACACCCAATTTGCCTCGACAAGTACTTGAACGTTGGTGGTATAGGCGTACAACCACACCACAAACAACTGAGCCTGCTCGGCTGCCTTAGCCAGGAACCAACTGAGAGAAAAatccagtttttggccaaaaaaaaAATGTTGCCAAATCATGTCTGACAATTTGGAAGTTGCAAAGTTAGTTAAAAAAAGCTGTGTGAAAGATATGTTTATGGACATGAATGAACTCAGTTACAAGAAAACTCATCAATAAATTTGCAAACCTTGTAATTATTGAAGCTCATAGTTCTAATAATCAGCTACCACTTCTAGAAGTTTACTACGATTGTTTACCAGCAAGACAAAGGTGATAAAACTTAATGGGGTACTAACAAAACAGTTTGAGGAAATCAGGAGATATATCAGAAGGATGCTTATACATACCAAGCGAGACATGTAAGAAGCAAGCTCTCCATCCTTCTGACGAAGTGCTGACTCAAAAGCACTTGGAGTCATGGTCCTCAGATAATACGACATATTACTTTCTGAAGACATTCGCCTCTCTAATGAAGCATTGTCAGATAAATCCAACGATGCTTGAAGGAAATGGCTTTCTTCTAGACTATTTATACTGCCAGAACTAGACAGCTTTCTGAGAGGGGCATTTCCTTCAAAGAGCAAAATAGGAAACAGTTAAAAAGAATGTTAAGGTAACAACGAGAGGCAAAGTTGGATCTAACTCGGCCTAAATTAATTGGTATGAAAATAAAAGGCGTACTTGTCTGATCGGGAAGTGGAACTTTAGGTGCTTCACGGGAAGATGTTTTCTCAATTTCTGCTCTGGCAGACTTTTCCCTTTCAAGGTCCTGTAAGTGCAATTCATGAAAGAAAATATCACATACATTGCAATTATGTTTATTCAAGTATCAACAAGCAACTTGAACTGATCTGATCATTTATTACCTTTTCGGTAGCAACAATATGATCAATGACATAAAAAAAATTGCTTGACTAAGAAAAAAGCAATGGTCCTAAAAAAAGACTTATAGCAGAGATCAATGTTTGTGTTATATGACATAAACTAACCATTTTTTAAGTCATAAATTCTAGAGACATTAACAAAATTGGCAGGAAAACATCACTTTCATACAGTCCTAAAACTACTAACATACATAGCTGGTCCAACTATTTTTTCTGAAACTATCGCAGTTAACTACCTTCTCAAGCAGTTCCCTGtgttctgctgcttcttgcagctcCTTCTTGTGCTTAGCTCTAAGCTCCTTTATCTCTTCTTCGAGCTGTTTAGCTCGCCCTTCTTGCATTGCTGCCTCCTCTTTAATTGTTAGGTACTCCTGTCTACTTTCAGATGCTCTCTGCCTCTCCTTTTCAAGAGATCGACTCAGCTGTGTCTGCTCTGTTCTAAGAATTGTAATCTGCATGGCCCAATAGTCACCCAAAAATTACTTGGCTATAAATCTGAAAGTGAGGTCTTAACACTAATACTAGCATATTTTTGTTTTGCTAGAAATTGATATACCAACCTGGGTCTCAAGAACAGTTATCCGGGATAAACTTTGCGACAGTCGCTCATTTATAGACCGCTCCTTTTCTTCTGAAGCAGCAGCTTTAGCTTCTGCTTCCTGCATATTCAAGCAAAACATCAGATTATACATGATGCATTAAGAAAAAACAAACCTTATAATTCAAGTTTTCTTCATTGCATTTATGCAGCTACAGTTAAAACATATTTTTTTAACAAACCTGAAGGCGAGAGTTTAAGGTTCTCTCCACACCAGCCCAAGCTTCTTCCCTTcgagcagctgtctcctgtgaaTATTAACATGCAATTGATTAACTGAAAAAGCAATAAACGCAGACAAGCCCAATATGGAAACAAAACAGAAGTGCGACACATAGACCAAGAATAAACAACAAAAGAAACATGAAACAAGTTTTTTTAAAAAGGCCAAATACAGGGGACCAATACCTGCATGGCCTCAATTTGCCTTAGGAGCGGTCTGGTAGACTCGGGAACTTGTGTCACTAGTTCATTATAACGAAGTTCACTGGCCTGAAGTATTAATAAAAAATGAAGAAAGTGAGAAATGGTCCATTACCATTTTACTGCTTGACAACAGTTAACAAAGAAGCGCCTTACTTACTTGATACCGCTTTTGAAGATCATAATAGTCCCTTTTTAGTCTTTCTTCCCTGAAAGCAGCCTGAAACAGCCACAAAGAAAAAGTTAATCAATGTAACTGACATCGGACGGCTATACAAGGTAGATGGCCAAATAGATCGTCGTTATTGAGGCATATAACTAAATGGCATAGATTATATTTAGGTCAACAAATAAAGTACTCCTACAGTCCTACTTACTTCTATCGACAGTTAGAGAGAAGGTCTGGATACAAATGTTCAGCATTTACCTCCTGTTCTTGTCGGGTGAGAGAATGCCTCAACTCCTCGATTGTCTTAATCAACATATTTTCTTTTTCACCAGCCTCTCTTAAAAGGTTCTCCAGTTCAACTTTGGCTTCGCTGTTGACTCTTGCTTCAGCCAATGCCTCAGCCTCTTTAGCTACATTAAGAGCATTGGTGTAGAACTCCTTCTGAGCTGCAAGTTCAGTCTGATTTCGTTCTATTGTTTCTTGAAGCAACTTCTCAGTTGCTGCCTTATCTCTCTTAATGCTTTCAACCTTAGCCTCCTCAACCTGCTTAGTCATAAATTGTCAAGTACATGCTTACTTTTGAGGACAGAAAATTAAACGGAACATAACATCTTGTTGAGGGCGCCGAACTAACTTTGCTCCATCTATCTAAAGATaataaggggggggggggggggggggggggtgggggacAGAAGGAATGAAGAGGGGGGAAACTGATTTCATATTAGGAAATCcagcaaaggtatgcatttttcATGATGCTCAAGAGGTAAGCAGAATTTAATTACATTGCATCACCAACATCaacaagaaaagaactcggtttggATCATACTAAATATACCAAGTTGATATTCTTTTTTACCTGGATCTTTGAGTTCAGacgttgtttttcttcttcaagctcaCGAATCTAGCTTCAACAAAAGAACGAAAAAAGTAGTATAATTGGTCATACTGAAGAAAGCATTTTTATCATCTGAACATAGCGTAGAGTTCTAGTCCATGCCTGTGCTCTCAGTTTTCGTATTGTAGCTTCTTGGGCAGCTTGTTTTTTGGATAGTTCTTCACCTGTTTATTAATAAAAAACAAGCTGTTGATGTCAATAGATTGCTCACCTATTTGTGCATCTTGAGTAAATCAGAATAACAAGGGACATCAGCACGATATGATGCATTAAATGGTGGTAGTAGTGCTTGAAGTGGTCATTAGAATTTTAACAAATGAAATAATTATTTGTGTATTCATGACATTATAATGGGACAGTTCTTTGAATAATGAGAATCTAACATTGGTTCACAATAAACATAGTAGAACAAGAATAATATATAGGTTCTACATACCTTCAGCCATGACCTGATTGATGATCTCATCCTTTTCTTTCAAAAGGGCAGCTGCATCACTTTTTTTATTCTGTTCTCTCCTTAGTGTATCACGCTCTTTGGTCAATGCATACACCTACATACATCAAGGCACACAAATGATAAAATTTATGCCCTATGCATGAGGATAAGATGATGTATGGATGTCATGAAACACGTACAAAAGAAAATAGTTCTACAGTTTGACCCAGGAaacagaaaaggaaagaaaaagacagAGAAAAGGTATTGTAGTAACTTGTGCCGTTCTGGCTGTGGCATTTCAATGATCTCTTCTTTTCTCCTTTTGAAAACATGCTAACTATGcagcacggatacggatacgcgtaTCGGTATCGGAAGGATACGGATACGTGGATATGGCAATTTCTCAGAAAACAGGATACGTGGATACGTTTTACtactttttaataaaataaatagtaATGCAAATTAAAATTGAGAAAGTGTAAAATTTGAGTAATCACTAATTATTAGTTTAGTACATACAATCATATATGATACATCACTAGATCACCTTGTAGGTTTCTTAGTTTTCACAGGAGATAAGTCCAAGTATACTGGATGAATGCAGAAGTATAGAGTACATCAAGAATGAAAAGGGGGTGTGTACTCATGGGAGGTCGGCGCAAGCTAGCTTTGCTGAGTGCTGAATCATCCTGTTCCCTGCATCTCTCCCCTGCATCTTGGGAGCTAGCCACGTCCATAGCGGACtggtgggtgctcaggtcgattGATGGATGGCACAAAGGGGGCGGACCGGCggaggctcggcggcggcggccggcaagCAGGGGCGCATGTCCTGCACGGGAGGCCGTGCGCGTGCGCAGGATGCGGCGCGTGGGGACAGGGGCTCGTCGCCGACGACTGGTGAGCTGCGGTGCATCTCCGCGAGAGGCAGCGCGAGGGGGCAGGGGTTCGTCACCGGCGGCCAGCGAGCGGTGGCGCATCTCCTGCGCGGGAGGCGGCGCGTGTGTGGAGCCGTACGAGGCGTCGCCGCGTCGGGCTAGGGCGTCGCGACTCGGGACGTTGGCTTTTTCGTTGGGCTGGGCCGTATCCCACAGGCCGGATACGTATCAGGTCACATACTCAATATTCCCGAAATTAAACAAAAATCGGATACTCGCAAGATACGTATCGAAGCCGTATCGGCGGCATATCCGTATCGGATACGCGATACGGCATCTTCTTGACGTATCCGTGTTACGTAGCATGCTAATGATCTCAATAATGCATCTTACTATTGCTTTTCCTTGTAGCACTAAACACTATCTGAACCAAATTGAATTAGAATAAATGCAAAAACAGTCAATAAATCCTCAACACTAGCCGCCAAAAAACGAGGACCGATACATTTTCTGCGACTATAAAGATTGTTTTAACCTCCTGATTTTCTAGAAACAGAAAATAAAGCTTCTCAGTTTAGTATTGTACTCATCATGTATTAACCAATCTATCCTTGGTGAGTGATGTCTGGTGTAGCTGACTGATTGTTAAAgcacaaaaaaaaatcataagcTATTCCTGCCACTAACACAGAGTAATAAAATACTGGACTACacaaaaaataaagcaagtgatGCATTTGCAACAATGCAGGCGGGCATTTTTTCCACTATGGACGAACCGAATTTCATTACTGAAAAGCAACAAAATTACAATAGTTGCCAGACACCTAATGAGTTAAGACCCAAAAAACTACTATTGCTATCCAAACTGAGCGCACAGGGCTCAGCCAGACAAGCAACCCGAGTAGTAGACCACTACTACTCCCCCAAAACGAAAACCCAAGGTTCCAGGCCAATGCAGGCAAGCATAACATAATAACATGTCCAAATCGTAGCATTGTGTACCTACCCCTTTTAAATGGTCATTACTACCAAATCTGGAAGCCATATGCAATCACCAATTGGCAATAGAAGCATCAAGTAACAAGAAGAAAGTGGTTATGTGCCTCACCTTCCTTTCAAGAGTTGCTACTCTTTGGTGATATTCATCCTTAAGTGCATCCATTTCGGCTTCAGATGACTTACTCTGGACCATATCAGAAACCGATCAATCAAAAAATTTAAAATGTGTAAGTGCTCTACAGCACTAATGATTAATACAGAGAATACTTTTTCAACATTCATCTTCTTTATTTTTCACAGAGTTTTATTTACTAAAATTAGCAGGAAGTACTAAATTCAGACATTATAATAACTGCTGCTGCAAGGCAAAAGATGGAAAATATGCTtacaaacataccttgagatcaTCGATTGTTGATTTTAGTTGTTCATTCTCATTCATCAACCTTGCAATTTCATCAGCTTTGGACTGTAGAAAGAATTACATGCTGTTAGCCACAATGAATATCAAAGAGCTGGGTATGTTGCAACCAAATGACACATGGGACCAGGACCTATTAAATGTTTCAACTGTACTAATGTCCAtgcaacaattataaaacatgaACCGTACAGAATTACTAAAATGCTTCCCTTATTTTGATTAAAAAAAATGCTTCCCTTATTCTCCACAAAAACGTATGAATTCACAGATTTAAAAGGTTCACTCCCATGTGGAGTACCTTTCATAGAGTACAACTCCACAAGCTTTAACTGAATTGCTACCACAGAGATTTGGGCACGTGGAAATGATACCTGTGACTGCCTTGCAGCACCTTGCAATGCAGCTTCCATCATCTTCATTTCACGTCTTAATTTCTCTAGCTCAGCGACAGAAACAACAGAGTTCAGAATCTGAGAATCTGTGCTTCTAACAGATTCTGGAATCTTTTCTTCTTTTGTAAAATCACTTGCAGGACCTACTCCCCCTAGTCCAGCAGGTACATCTGTCGAACTGACCACTGACTCGTTCTGCAAATGTGAATCATGCGCTGCAGTTATGGACTTTGACGTTAAGTCTTCAGGTTGCTCCATTACATTATCCTCCTGTGCAACAACAGATGCTTCCCCTGCCTCCATCTTATTGCTTTCTTCCTCACTTTTTTCGGTATTAATATCGCCATCATGTAATTTGACTTCAAGATGAGTAACTCTATCTACTGTATCGCTATTCTCTAGTGGGCCACTAAGTTCTTTTGGGGCATCATATTCTTGAGCAATCTTGTCCTCAGCTTCAGTTATATTATCTGAACTAGCTAGCGTGGATTCTGCTGGTTGTGACTGAGAGGAGTTCCCATCAGATGTGTCTTCCTTTCCTGTATgaatagattcccctgttttggtgTCACCTGATTTATCTATTTTGGTAGGCGAAGAAGATGCACTACCATCAGGTAAGTCTCCGGCAGACTCTCTAAGCTGATTTGGCTCTGCTTCATCACTGGGACCAGAATGTTTGCTATCTTGATGGTCCTGGTTTTCTTCCACTGTTGAAGGATGTCCTGGAGATTGTGATGTTTCTGGTGGTTCACCATCACCCACCTTAGATGCAGGGGCCTCAGTGGAGCCATCAATTTTTCCTTCTGCTACTGAAGGATGTGTTGGAGTTTGTGGTGTCATAGACTGCTCAGAAACATCTGCCTTAGAAACAGGTGACTCATTGGAGATACTATGAGCTTCTTCCGATTTTGAAGGGTGTTTTGGAGATGTTGTTCCTGTTACTTCAGAAGGATCTACCTCAGATATCTGTTTCTTAGTTGGGGTGCTATGATTTTCTTCCTCTGCTGACAGATTCTTTGGAGATTCTGGCTTTTCTGATACCTCAGTGCCATCCTCCTCACCATTGTGTCCCATGAAAGCCATGACAGGATTGAAGAATCCTATTCTATCAGAGTTGGATGTCCGCGACCCTGATGCTGCATTACCAAAAAACATTTTATTTGAGCACGCAGATGGCCATGTAATAAAAAATACAATGCTTCCATTGGGAAGCTCTTAGCCAGCACTAGCAATCAGTGAAAAACAGGCATGCATAAAGTCATTGCTTGAACCGCCTAAACCAATCAATCCTACGGATATCAGTAACTCAGACAGAGTGAAAAAAGTGTTACAGTTCCAACACTTGTAAGAGGACATAAGTTTGAAAATATGCCTAGACCAATCAATAGTACAGGATTCAACAGACTAATAAACTGAACTTTGACTAAACGTGGAAAATAAACAGATGATAGGCGCATTTTTTTGTCAAAATCCAGTGATACTAATCAATGAACACATTTCATTCTCCACAAACACGGATCTGCCAAATATCAATTGAACATAACCACTAACACCATTGACCACCCCATCACAGTGACATATCAACAGTTACAATGTTAATACACAGGCTACCACGCACCAATGCACCCCCAATACACTGAATTAGGCGAATGGCAGGACACAGAAGGTTGTAGCATTAGTGTCTCCATGTCGTACGTACCTTCCTCATCGTCGCGCTTCTCCTCTAGGCCGAGCGCGCTGTCGAAGTTCTTCTCGATGTTCTTCACGCTCTCGCTGATCTTGTTGACGGCTCCGGCGATGTCCTGCAGGCCGCCGAGCGATACCTTCCCGGACCACCACGCCATCCCTGTCCCCGGCCTCCGATCGCCACCAGCCCACGGCCTCCACCACCGCAGCTGGCGCCCTAGATCTCGGGCATAGATCTAGTGACCCGCGCAGCCAATCCACCGCCCACACGCAGAGACGCGGGCGCGCGGGCGGGAGCGGGATCTGGCCACCGCAAACTCGCCTCGCTGACTAGATCAGCTGAAACTACGAGGGGCGGGGACGGGGGGCGAGCGGACGCGGAGGCGGGCGCGGTAGTGGAGGAAGCTCTTCGGCGAGCTCCCGCCGCGCGGTGACGACTGGCGAGGCGGGAGGGGAGATGTAGCTGCGGGGGCCTGGAGTGCGTAGGGTTGGGTTGGGTCGGGGAGCACGACGGAGAGGGGGAAGAGAGTGCGTTTGGCCGTTGGCGCGTGGGGGCGCCGCGTCGGCGTCGGTGATCGCCCGCCCGCGCGCGCGCCCGCCTACCCCCGCTCTCGGCTCGGTGCAGTGAGCAGTGGATCTCGGCCTGAACGAGGAAGACGAATCCGCGGTGCGGGTGCGGCTCGTCCCGTCGCTCCAGCTGCGTCATCACCAGTGCACGCTGCCTACCAGGGCCAACCAACCGGTGCGCCGTACAGTACAAGGTAGCGTGGACCTTGTCGACAAGTCGCCGCATGGGCTGTTTCGGCGTGCACTCCCTTGTTGAGATCCAACCCAACAGAGGTTTTGGGCCCGTTCGGCCTGCGAGACGTTTGGATCAGGCTGCAGGTGGACAGGCCCAAGCACAAACAAAAACTACAGAAGCAGAACAGATCctcatcaaaaaaaaaaaaaaagagaggagtaGCCAACCGGGCTCCATGTTGGTATTGCCAAGTCAGCTCGCAGCAGAATCAGGAGATGAGGATAAGCCTATCCAGAGCAGGCCACGTGGCACCCTCCCTATGGGTCTCTCGGCCATCTTCGCGCCATGCGAGGCGGCCACAACCTCCCAAACAAATCCCAAATCCTCAGCACGATACCATCCACCGGGTTAAGTTTGTGCACGTACGCACTAGGACATCAGTGACCAACAACAGCTAGTGCGCGCGCCATGGCCTCCCTCGCCGCAGCCGTCTCCGTGCAGCCCGTGGCCGTGAAGGGCCTCTCCAGCAGCTCCATCTCCGGCAGGAAGCTCGCCGTCGCCAGCAGGCCGTCGGCCCGCGTCGCCTGCCGCTCCACCCGCAGGGCCGCCGTGGTGGCCAAGTACGGCGACAAGAGCGTCTACTTCGACCTCGAGGACATCGGCAACACCACCGGGCAGTGGGACCTCTACGGCTCCGACGCGCCCTCGCCCTACAACCCGCTCCAGGTGCTCCATGATCCTTAAGCTATGTTACGCAAACTAAACTTATGTTTGATGTTTTCTGGGTGATCTGATCTCTCTGCGTGCTTCACATCACCAGAGCAAGTTCTTTGAGACGTTCGCGGCTCCGTTCACCAAGAGAGGCCTGCTACTCAAGTTCCTGCTGCTGGGCGGCGGCTCCCTGCTGGCCTACGTCAGCGCGTCAGCGTCGCCAGACCTCCTGCCGATCAAGAAGG harbors:
- the LOC136516496 gene encoding golgin candidate 5 yields the protein MAWWSGKVSLGGLQDIAGAVNKISESVKNIEKNFDSALGLEEKRDDEEASGSRTSNSDRIGFFNPVMAFMGHNGEEDGTEVSEKPESPKNLSAEEENHSTPTKKQISEVDPSEVTGTTSPKHPSKSEEAHSISNESPVSKADVSEQSMTPQTPTHPSVAEGKIDGSTEAPASKVGDGEPPETSQSPGHPSTVEENQDHQDSKHSGPSDEAEPNQLRESAGDLPDGSASSSPTKIDKSGDTKTGESIHTGKEDTSDGNSSQSQPAESTLASSDNITEAEDKIAQEYDAPKELSGPLENSDTVDRVTHLEVKLHDGDINTEKSEEESNKMEAGEASVVAQEDNVMEQPEDLTSKSITAAHDSHLQNESVVSSTDVPAGLGGVGPASDFTKEEKIPESVRSTDSQILNSVVSVAELEKLRREMKMMEAALQGAARQSQSKADEIARLMNENEQLKSTIDDLKSKSSEAEMDALKDEYHQRVATLERKVYALTKERDTLRREQNKKSDAAALLKEKDEIINQVMAEGEELSKKQAAQEATIRKLRAQIRELEEEKQRLNSKIQVEEAKVESIKRDKAATEKLLQETIERNQTELAAQKEFYTNALNVAKEAEALAEARVNSEAKVELENLLREAGEKENMLIKTIEELRHSLTRQEQEAAFREERLKRDYYDLQKRYQASELRYNELVTQVPESTRPLLRQIEAMQETAARREEAWAGVERTLNSRLQEAEAKAAASEEKERSINERLSQSLSRITVLETQITILRTEQTQLSRSLEKERQRASESRQEYLTIKEEAAMQEGRAKQLEEEIKELRAKHKKELQEAAEHRELLEKDLEREKSARAEIEKTSSREAPKVPLPDQTRNAPLRKLSSSGSINSLEESHFLQASLDLSDNASLERRMSSESNMSYYLRTMTPSAFESALRQKDGELASYMSRLASLESIRNSLAEELVKMTEQCEKLRTEAAAVPGLRAELEALKQRHFQALELMGERDEELEELRNDIVDLKEMYREQVDLLVSQLQALGARV
- the LOC136516500 gene encoding photosystem I reaction center subunit VI, chloroplastic-like: MASLAAAVSVQPVAVKGLSSSSISGRKLAVASRPSARVACRSTRRAAVVAKYGDKSVYFDLEDIGNTTGQWDLYGSDAPSPYNPLQSKFFETFAAPFTKRGLLLKFLLLGGGSLLAYVSASASPDLLPIKKGPQQPPQPGPRGKI